The nucleotide sequence TCGTGCTTCCCAAGATCCTGGAGAAGGTCGCCAGCGAGCAGCGCGGCCTGATCCTCGTCACGGGGACCACCGGCTCGGGCAAGAGCACCACGCTCGCCGCGATGGTCGATCACATCAACACCAACGAGACGTGCCACATCATGACGATCGAGGACCCGATCGAGTTCCTCATCCGCGACAAGCGGAGCATCATCAACCAGCGCGAGGTCGGCGTCGACACGCTCTCGTTTGCCCAGGCGCTCAAGTCCGCGCTGCGCCAGGACCCCGACGTGATCCTGGTGGGCGAAATGCGCGACCTGGAGACCATCGAGACGGCGCTGACCGCCGCGGAGACCGGACATCTCGTTCTCTCCACCCTGCACACGCTGGACGCGACGGAGACCATCGCCCGCATCGTCTCCGCGTTCCCGCCGCACCAGCAGAAGCAGGTCCGCCTCCAGCTCGGCTCGGTGCTGAAGGCGGTGGTCTCGCAGCGCCTGGTGCCGCGCGCGGACGGCAAGGGTCGCGTCGCCGCCGTCGAAGTCCTGGTCTCCAACGCGCGCGTGCGCGAGATGATCGAGGACAAGGACCGCACCAAGGAGATCCCGCAGGCCATCGCGCAGGGCTTCACCACCTACGGGATGCAGACGTTCGATCAGTCGCTAATGCTCCTCTTCAAGCAGAACGTCATCGCGTACGAAGAGGCGCTGCGGCAGTGCTCGAACCCCGACGACTTCGCGCTCCGTGTCTCGGGCGTCAGCGGGACCAGCGACGCCACCTGGGACGAGTTCGAGGGCGCCAAGGCCGGGCAGAAGCCCGCTGCCCCCCAGAACGGTGGGCGTCCGCAGCCTCCCCGCGCGCCGCCGGTGGCCGGCAAGAGCCCCGGAGCTGCGCCGGGAAAGCCCGCGCCCGGTCCGGCCAAACCCGCCGCCCCTGGCGGGGACGACGACTTTCAGATCGAGCGCTTTTAGCGGCTGCCGCACCGGAGGTGCGGCTTTGCCGCTACGCTTTTAGCTTTTCCACCCGCCTGTCAGCCGCGGCGGCTATGCTCCCGCCGTGGCGCAGACTCCGTTCGACAAGGCCGTCCGGCTTCTCGCGCAAAGGGCGCGCACCGCCGCCGAGGTGGATCGTGCCCTGGAAAAGGCGGGAGTCGACGCCGAAGCGCGCGAATCCACGCTGGCGCGCCTGCGCGAGCTGGGCTACATCAGCGACCGGGAAGTGGCGCGTGCCAGAGCGGACACGCGCATCGGCCGCGGCGACGCTCCCCGCCTGTTGCTGAGGAAG is from Deltaproteobacteria bacterium and encodes:
- a CDS encoding type IV pilus twitching motility protein PilT, which translates into the protein MELNEILQVALRGGASDIHLKAGLPPMFRVDGSLVPLKDARRLPPEEISRMAFGIMNDYQKEKFKTQNELDLAYGVPGLGRFRVNVFQQRGTIGVVLRVIPFKISTIEQLVLPKILEKVASEQRGLILVTGTTGSGKSTTLAAMVDHINTNETCHIMTIEDPIEFLIRDKRSIINQREVGVDTLSFAQALKSALRQDPDVILVGEMRDLETIETALTAAETGHLVLSTLHTLDATETIARIVSAFPPHQQKQVRLQLGSVLKAVVSQRLVPRADGKGRVAAVEVLVSNARVREMIEDKDRTKEIPQAIAQGFTTYGMQTFDQSLMLLFKQNVIAYEEALRQCSNPDDFALRVSGVSGTSDATWDEFEGAKAGQKPAAPQNGGRPQPPRAPPVAGKSPGAAPGKPAPGPAKPAAPGGDDDFQIERF